From a single Anomaloglossus baeobatrachus isolate aAnoBae1 chromosome 4, aAnoBae1.hap1, whole genome shotgun sequence genomic region:
- the LOC142302590 gene encoding olfactory receptor 2B8-like: MIIRNFTTVDEFILLGLTDRQDMQILLFIIFLTCYIVSLLGNIVIIWVSNTNPRLNTPMYFFLRNLSFLDICYTSSVVPKMLINFLSVRKSISFDACFIQLFIHLSLGGAECYLLLSMAYDRYVAICSPLHYTNIMHPALCIRMATASWVGGIANSILQTFNTLQLPFCGPNVINHFFCEAPILLELSCRDTSFNKAIIFLCAIVVAVVPFFCILITYVNIISSIMKIRTTTGRRKAFSTCASHVIVVTLFYGTIFIIYLRPGTGHVTNQDKMATLFYSVITPMLNPLIYTLRNKDVKLAMKEMTRKKILQDKI; the protein is encoded by the coding sequence ATGATCATAAGGAATTTTACCACTGTGGACGAGTTCATCCTTCTGGGACTTACAGACAGgcaggacatgcagattttgctcttTATTATATTTCTTACATGTTATATTGTTTCTTTGCTTGGTAATATAGTAATAATTTGGGTCAGTAACACAAATCCCCGACTCAACACTCCAATGTACTTCTTTCTGAGAAATCTCTCCTTCTTGGACATCTGCTATACATCAAGTGTTGTCCCCAAAATGCTCATTAATTTCTTATCAGTGAGGAAATCCATATCGTTTGATGCttgtttcatccagttgttcatccACCTTTCTCTAGGAGGAGCCGAGTGCTATCTACTGTTGTCAATGGCCTATGACCGGTATGTGGCCATTTGTAGCCCCTTACACTACACTAATATCATGCATCCCGCCTTGTGCATTAGGATGGCCACTGCATCTTGGGTTGGCGGTATAGCAAACTCAATATTACAGACATTCAATACATTACAGTTGCCTTTTTGTGGCCCTAATGTTATTAACCATTTTTTCTGTGAGGCGCCAATATTGTTAGAGTTATCCTGCAGAGATACGTCTTTTAATAAAGCTATCATTTTCTTATGTGCTATAGTGGTAGCTGTGGTCCCTTTCTTCTGCATTCTCATTACATACGTCAATATCATTTCCAGCATAATGAAGATTCGTACAACCACAGGACGGAGGAAAGCTTTTTCCACTTGTGCTTCCCATGTTATTGTCGTTACTTTATTTTATGGCACCATTTTCATTATCTATTTGAGACCTGGGACTGGACATGTCACTAACCAAGACAAAATGGCCACCTTGTTCTATAGTGTTATAACCCCAATGCTAAATCCTCTGATCTACACTCTAAGAAATAAAGATGTAAAATTAGCCATGAAAGAAATGACAAGAAAGAAGATTCTACAAGACAAGATCTGA